A part of Corynebacterium lactis RW2-5 genomic DNA contains:
- a CDS encoding valine--tRNA ligase — protein MTENNVDQNKADKLPKSWNPAEVEADLYQSWVDAGYFKADPSSDKPAYSIVLPPPNVTGQLHMGHALDHTLMDSLVRRKRMQGYEVLWLPGMDHAGIATQTKVEAMLKETEGKDRFDYGREEFVEKVWEWKKEYGGRIGNQMRQIGDSLDWSRERFTLDEGLSRAVQTIFKELFDQGLIYRAKRMVNWSPVLQTAISDIEVKYEDVDGELVSFRYGDGEDSLVVATTRVETMLGDVAIAVHPEDERYTHLVGKVLDHPFRQDLKIQVIADDYVDREFGTGAVKITPAHDPNDFAMGQRHNLDMPEVIDTTGHIFNTGTRFDGMDRAEARTALTEALREQGRIVKEIRPYVHSVGHSERSGEPIEPLLSEQWWVKVEELAKMSGDAIRSGDTVIHPASQEPRWFDWVDDMHDWCISRQLWWGHRIPIWYGPNGEIVCVGPDDEAPTGEGWRQDPDVLDTWFSSALWPFSTMGWPEATEELAKFYPTSVLVTGYDILFFWVARMMMFSTFAAKLPNSPLGEGADGRPQIPFKDVFLHGLVRDEQGRKMSKSLGNGIDPLDWVRDYGADALRFTLARGANPGSDLPVGNDAAQSSRNFATKLFNATRFALMNGAQVGELPARESLTDTDRWILDRLEQVRAAVDTNLDAYEFSKANEALYHFAWDEFCDWYLEMSKVDFPRLEEGEEMTEEQAARAASTRLVLGRVLDTLLRLLHPTMPFVTETLWKALTDGSEGFAESLVVSQWPDSSMTTDGAAVDEVAARRIEDAQKLVTELRRFRNDQGVKPSQRVPARMDIAAADLADQEGIIRSLARAAVPADGFNATASIEVRLSQATVVVELDTSGTVDVTAERKRLEKDLAKAEKELEGTNKKLSNEAFLGKAPEHVVEKIKARHQVALEEIERIKARLEGLPQA, from the coding sequence GTGACTGAGAACAACGTGGACCAGAACAAAGCAGATAAGTTGCCCAAGTCGTGGAACCCGGCTGAGGTAGAGGCAGATCTCTACCAGAGCTGGGTGGATGCCGGCTATTTCAAGGCCGATCCGTCGAGCGATAAGCCGGCTTACTCTATTGTGCTGCCGCCGCCGAATGTAACGGGGCAGCTGCATATGGGCCACGCTCTCGACCACACGTTGATGGACTCGCTGGTGCGCCGTAAGCGCATGCAGGGCTATGAGGTCCTATGGCTGCCGGGTATGGATCACGCGGGTATTGCGACGCAGACCAAGGTCGAGGCAATGCTCAAGGAGACCGAAGGCAAGGACCGCTTCGATTACGGCCGCGAGGAATTCGTGGAGAAGGTCTGGGAATGGAAGAAGGAGTACGGCGGTCGCATCGGCAATCAGATGCGTCAGATCGGTGACTCCCTCGATTGGTCGCGCGAGCGTTTCACGCTGGACGAGGGGCTTTCGCGCGCTGTTCAAACCATCTTTAAGGAGCTCTTTGACCAGGGCCTGATTTACCGCGCGAAGCGAATGGTCAACTGGTCTCCGGTGCTGCAGACGGCCATCTCGGATATTGAGGTCAAGTACGAGGACGTCGATGGTGAATTGGTCTCCTTCCGCTACGGAGACGGGGAGGATTCCCTAGTTGTCGCTACCACTCGTGTGGAGACGATGCTGGGTGACGTCGCTATTGCCGTGCACCCGGAGGATGAGCGCTACACCCATCTCGTCGGCAAGGTCCTCGATCACCCGTTCCGTCAGGATTTGAAGATTCAGGTTATTGCGGATGATTACGTCGACCGCGAGTTCGGTACTGGCGCGGTAAAGATCACCCCGGCACACGACCCGAATGACTTCGCGATGGGTCAGCGCCACAACCTGGATATGCCGGAGGTTATTGACACCACCGGGCATATCTTCAACACCGGTACCCGTTTCGACGGCATGGATCGCGCCGAAGCGCGCACCGCACTGACCGAGGCGCTGCGTGAGCAGGGGCGCATTGTTAAAGAGATTCGCCCGTACGTGCACTCGGTGGGCCACTCGGAGCGCTCCGGTGAGCCGATTGAGCCTCTGCTGAGCGAGCAGTGGTGGGTCAAAGTAGAGGAATTGGCGAAGATGTCCGGCGACGCGATTCGCTCGGGCGACACCGTAATCCATCCCGCATCGCAGGAGCCGCGCTGGTTCGACTGGGTTGACGACATGCATGACTGGTGCATCTCCCGTCAGTTGTGGTGGGGCCACCGAATCCCGATTTGGTACGGCCCGAACGGCGAGATTGTCTGCGTCGGCCCGGATGATGAGGCTCCGACCGGCGAGGGCTGGCGCCAGGACCCGGACGTGCTGGATACCTGGTTCTCCTCGGCCCTGTGGCCTTTCTCGACAATGGGCTGGCCTGAAGCCACCGAGGAGCTGGCGAAGTTCTACCCGACGTCCGTGCTGGTCACCGGCTATGACATTCTCTTCTTCTGGGTCGCGCGCATGATGATGTTTTCGACCTTCGCCGCGAAGCTGCCAAACTCTCCTCTGGGGGAGGGCGCCGATGGCCGCCCGCAGATTCCGTTCAAGGACGTCTTCCTGCATGGCCTGGTCCGCGACGAGCAGGGGCGCAAGATGTCGAAGTCCCTGGGCAACGGCATCGATCCGCTCGATTGGGTACGCGACTACGGAGCCGACGCCCTCCGCTTTACCTTGGCCCGTGGCGCGAACCCGGGCTCGGATCTGCCGGTTGGCAACGATGCCGCGCAGAGCTCCCGTAACTTCGCCACGAAGCTGTTCAACGCGACCCGTTTCGCCCTGATGAACGGCGCACAGGTCGGCGAACTCCCGGCTCGTGAGTCCCTGACGGACACCGACCGCTGGATTCTGGACCGCTTGGAGCAGGTCCGCGCCGCAGTTGATACCAACCTGGATGCCTACGAGTTTTCCAAGGCCAACGAGGCTCTCTACCACTTCGCATGGGATGAGTTCTGTGACTGGTACCTGGAGATGTCCAAGGTTGACTTCCCGCGCCTGGAAGAGGGCGAGGAAATGACCGAGGAGCAGGCCGCTCGCGCCGCGTCGACCCGCCTGGTGCTCGGCCGCGTGCTGGACACCCTGCTCCGCCTGCTGCACCCGACCATGCCGTTTGTCACCGAGACGCTGTGGAAGGCGCTTACCGACGGCTCCGAGGGCTTCGCGGAGTCCCTGGTCGTCTCGCAGTGGCCGGATTCCTCCATGACCACCGACGGCGCAGCTGTTGATGAGGTCGCGGCCCGTCGTATCGAGGACGCCCAGAAACTGGTGACCGAGCTTCGTCGATTCCGCAACGACCAGGGCGTGAAGCCGTCGCAGCGCGTTCCTGCTCGTATGGATATTGCTGCAGCTGACCTGGCTGACCAGGAGGGCATCATTCGTTCCCTGGCCCGTGCTGCGGTCCCCGCGGATGGCTTCAACGCCACGGCCTCGATCGAGGTTCGCCTATCGCAGGCGACCGTCGTGGTGGAGTTGGATACCTCCGGCACAGTCGATGTTACGGCGGAGCGCAAGCGCCTTGAGAAGGACCTGGCTAAGGCGGAGAAGGAGCTCGAGGGGACCAACAAGAAGCTGAGTAACGAGGCGTTCTTGGGCAAGGCTCCGGAGCACGTCGTGGAGAAGATTAAGGCTCGCCACCAGGTCGCCCTGGAGGAAATCGAGCGCATCAAGGCTCGTCTGGAGGGACTTCCGCAGGCATGA
- the folC gene encoding bifunctional tetrahydrofolate synthase/dihydrofolate synthase, which yields MDDEPMPDDMRLGEVSVSEEGLSLPVDVDRPVNEPAPLHVSPDELRELAEVEAELDRRWPETKIDPSLERIELLMDILGHPERATPVIHVAGTNGKTSTVRMIESLVRALGRRTGRTTSPHLQMVTERIAIDGVPIHPRDYVRIWREIQPYVELVDAKSAEKGGPQMSKFEVLTAMAYAAFADAPVDVAVVEVGMGGTWDATNVAEADVAVITPIGLDHTEYLGDTLTEIAGEKAGIIKSRWNKDDLLTPPDNVAIVGEQDPEAMEVLMKRAVEMDASVARAGAEYGVLSQQLAVGGQNLTLKGLAGEYDDIHLPLHGQHQARNAATALAAVEAFFGAGPGRPLNIDAVREGFATAISPGRLERVRSTPTVFIDAAHNPHGARALREALSAEFDFRRVIGVLSVLGEKDARGLLTELEPYFEEVVITQNSSPRALHYDDLADLAEEIYGEERVHRIETLPSAVELAVALAEETDSGDGIVSGSGVIVTGSVVTAGEARTLFGKDPQ from the coding sequence ATGGACGACGAGCCGATGCCGGACGATATGCGTTTGGGAGAGGTCTCGGTTTCCGAAGAGGGGCTTAGCCTCCCCGTCGATGTTGATCGCCCGGTCAATGAGCCAGCACCTCTGCACGTCAGCCCCGATGAATTACGGGAGCTGGCCGAGGTCGAGGCGGAGCTGGATCGTCGCTGGCCGGAGACGAAGATTGATCCTTCGCTCGAACGCATCGAGCTGCTTATGGATATTCTGGGGCACCCGGAGCGGGCAACCCCTGTTATCCACGTTGCCGGTACCAACGGTAAAACTTCGACGGTCCGCATGATTGAGTCGCTGGTGCGTGCTCTGGGACGCCGCACAGGTCGAACCACAAGTCCGCATCTGCAGATGGTCACCGAGCGGATTGCAATCGACGGTGTGCCGATTCATCCGCGGGACTATGTCCGCATCTGGCGCGAGATTCAGCCCTACGTTGAGTTGGTCGATGCGAAGTCGGCGGAGAAGGGCGGCCCGCAAATGAGCAAGTTCGAGGTGCTCACTGCGATGGCGTACGCCGCTTTCGCCGATGCTCCGGTCGATGTCGCTGTAGTCGAAGTCGGCATGGGCGGAACGTGGGATGCCACGAACGTTGCGGAGGCCGATGTCGCCGTCATCACTCCGATTGGCCTCGATCACACGGAGTACCTGGGCGACACCCTCACTGAAATCGCAGGTGAGAAGGCCGGAATTATTAAGTCGCGTTGGAATAAGGATGACCTCCTGACCCCGCCGGACAACGTCGCCATCGTCGGTGAGCAGGACCCTGAGGCCATGGAAGTGCTCATGAAGCGCGCCGTGGAGATGGACGCTTCGGTTGCCAGGGCGGGGGCAGAGTACGGTGTCCTCAGCCAGCAGTTGGCCGTTGGCGGCCAGAATTTGACGCTGAAAGGTCTTGCAGGCGAGTACGACGACATTCACCTGCCGCTGCATGGCCAGCACCAGGCCCGCAACGCGGCTACTGCGTTGGCCGCGGTCGAGGCCTTCTTTGGGGCCGGCCCTGGACGTCCGCTCAATATCGATGCCGTCCGCGAGGGCTTCGCAACAGCGATCTCCCCGGGGCGCCTGGAGCGCGTCCGCTCGACTCCTACGGTGTTTATCGACGCCGCACACAACCCTCACGGTGCGCGCGCACTGCGCGAGGCCCTAAGCGCCGAGTTCGATTTCCGTCGCGTCATCGGCGTGCTGTCGGTGCTGGGGGAGAAGGACGCGCGCGGTCTCCTGACGGAGCTCGAGCCGTACTTCGAAGAAGTGGTCATCACTCAGAACTCTTCGCCCCGGGCTCTGCATTACGACGACCTGGCGGACCTCGCTGAGGAAATCTACGGCGAGGAGAGGGTACACCGTATCGAGACGCTGCCGTCGGCAGTTGAGCTGGCGGTTGCCCTGGCGGAGGAAACTGACTCCGGCGACGGCATTGTGTCCGGTTCCGGCGTGATTGTTACCGGTTCGGTAGTAACCGCGGGCGAGGCCCGAACTCTATTTGGAAAGGATCCGCAATGA
- a CDS encoding DUF4233 domain-containing protein, translating into MSDAQSASGGGDREFAAQDREDLRAYREGKDLTAGGQYGPLGAGHAPAKDPLKGLRGVMAGTLVMQSISVLLGLTVVTRVAGGQLNETFSITYISILGIALFVMAFLQKRRWALAANIVLQVFGILAVFTHVSMGFVGVFFAVVWMYILHLRKNLIQRMERGLLTTQHT; encoded by the coding sequence ATGAGTGATGCACAGTCAGCTAGCGGCGGCGGGGATCGCGAGTTTGCTGCGCAGGATCGGGAGGATCTCCGCGCATACCGTGAAGGCAAGGACCTCACTGCCGGCGGCCAGTACGGGCCGCTAGGCGCCGGTCACGCCCCCGCCAAGGACCCGCTGAAGGGCCTACGAGGAGTCATGGCCGGCACCTTGGTCATGCAGTCGATTTCAGTCCTGCTCGGTTTGACCGTCGTAACGCGAGTTGCGGGTGGCCAGCTCAACGAGACGTTCTCGATTACCTACATCAGCATTCTTGGCATCGCGCTTTTCGTGATGGCTTTCCTACAGAAGCGCAGGTGGGCGCTGGCGGCGAATATTGTGCTCCAGGTTTTTGGTATTCTCGCAGTGTTTACGCACGTGTCGATGGGCTTTGTCGGCGTATTTTTTGCGGTGGTGTGGATGTACATTTTGCACCTGCGTAAGAACCTGATCCAGCGCATGGAGCGAGGGCTGCTGACTACGCAGCATACGTAG